From Microbacterium rhizosphaerae:
CCGTCACCGGCCCGCCGAGCGGTCCCGGAGGCGCGTATCGCACCGTGAACGCGATCTGCGCGCCGATGGCCAGCGTGGTGGGCAGCGTCGGCACGTTCAGCACCGAGAGCCCCGGCGAGCTTCCCGCGCCGATCGTGACGCTCGAGATGGTGAGCGGGGCGAGACCGGTGTTCGTGACGGTGATCTGCCGATCGCTGAACGCTCCAGGGCAGGCGACGCCGAAGTCGAGCGATCCGCTCACCGACGCCACCGGCAGCCCGACCGTCGCCGTCGCCGCGACCGAATTCGTCGCGGTGAGCTGCGCCGTCGTGGGCTGGCCCGTGAGGTTCGGCACGGTGTCGTTCGTGTCGACCACGAACGTCCCGGTGATCGGGCCGCTGGTCGTGGTCGATCCGGACGGGGCGACGGTGACATCGAACAGATCGACATCGCCGGGGTTCAGAGACGAGTGGAACGGCGCCTTCGGCGTGACGCTGAATGCCGCGTTCGACGTGCTGCTCAGGTAGGCGCCCAGGATGTCGAGCACGCCGCTGCCGGTGTTCTGCACCGCGATCTCGTGCGTGGCGCTGCCGCCGCGAGCGACGGTCCCGAAGCTCAGGTCGCCGGTGATGGATGTCGCCGGCCGGGCCCCGTACCGCTTCACGCACCCGTGGGGTGCGCTGTTGCTCCACTCGAGCTGCAGTTGATATGCATGCCCGTGCAGCACGACGTTCGTCCCGTCGGGTTCATACGGACCGTAGTTGAAGTTGCACTTGTCGCCGTTCTCACCGGCATGCCCATCGACGTCGTCGTACCAGCCGTCGCCGAACGGGTCGGTGTTCGCCTCGAACTGCTCGTGGCTGGTCACATCCAGGGCCACGTCCACACCGGCCACCGTGAAGTTCGCGGCCGGCGAGTTCGGCCACAGCGTGTCGTCGCCATAGCACGACCCGGTCGAGGCGTACGGGATGTACGCGTAGATCTTGTTGCCGTTGTTCCAGTGGTATGCGCAGTATTTGCCGTTGCTTCCCGAGTTGCCCAGGTAATCGTTCGCCGCGAAGCAGTCCGTGCTGTCCGAGCACTCGATGACGTTCTTGCCGGTGTAGACGAAGTACATCGTGGAGTTGCTCGGCGCCTGCCATGTCGGGTTGGCGGCGATCGCGCGATCGATCGAATCGCGGATGTCGCCGTCCGTCAGCGGGTCCGCGTTCGTGCCCGCGTGCGGGAACGTCGTCGTGTCGACCCAGTCGCCGCCGAAGAAGGCCTCGTTCGGCACCGGCTGGCCGGTGTTGTCGCCGTACTGGGTGAGGATGTCGTAGTACGGCGTGCCGCCGACATCGTGGAAGTAGTTGTCGACGGTCGCCCGGAAGTTCGCGTCGAACATCCCGCCCGCGGGATAGCCCGCCGGCTGGGTCGCCGGATTCCAGAAGATCGCGTAGTTCGTGACCGAGCGCATGACCGACCCGCCGTGATACGTCATGTCCGTCGTCGAGTCGAAGGCCGGCCCGCTGGGCTTCGACTGGTGCTTCGTCTTCGTGTACATGATGTGCGGTTTGACGGGATTCGGATGCGGATGCTTCGCCGATGCGACCGCGTCCGGCATCGGCGCCGCGAGCGCCATGCTTCCGGGGCCCGTGATGGCCAGCGCGACCGCGGCGGCAACCGCGACGACCCCGGCGACCATTCGACCGCGCGTGAGATGGCGGCGCGCACTTTCGGGCGCGCGCGAAGAGAGATACCGCATCAGAGACCCCCCGGCTCTGCGATGCGCTGCACCCTCCCTGTGGCCTACCCTGTGTCGGCCGATGGCGTATTCGCGCGGCATACTATACACCTCGGCATCTCCGGGCAACACCCGGTGTGGCGCCGACGACGGCGGCAGCGCCCGGGCTCACTCTCACGGAGGTCGAGGCCCCTCGCCGACGAGGCGCTATCGTCGGACCAGCGACGACGAGGGGGTCACATGAGCGCTCGGATGCCCAAGCGCCTGTACGAGGACGAGCTGAAGGTCCTGCAGGCGCGGCTGGTGGACATGCAGGCGTGGGTTCAGGCGACGGGCGCGCGCATCATCGTGATCTTCGAGGGGCGGGATGCGGCCGGCAAGGGCTCCACGATCAACCGGGTCGCGCAGTACCTGAACCCCCGCGTCACGCGCACGGTCGCCCTGCCGACGCCGACGGAGCGCGAGAAGACGCAGTGGTACTTCCAGCGCTACATCCCGCACTTGCCCGCCGCGGGCGAGATCGTGCTCATGGACCGCTCGTGGTACAACCGCGCCGGGGTCGAGCACGTCATGGGCTACTGCACGAACGCGGAGTACCACCGCTTCCTGCATCAGGCGCCGATCTTCGAGCGGATGCTCGTCGAGGACGGCATCCTGCTCCTGAAGTACTGGTTCAGCGTGTCGGATGTCGAGCAGGAGGTGCGGTTCCGCTCCCGCAACGACGACCCGATGCGTCGGTGGAAGCTGAGCCCCAACGACGTCGTGTCGATCACGAAGTGGGAGGACTACTCGCGGGCCAAGGACACGATGTTCGTGCACACCGACATCCCCGAGGCGCCATGGTTCGAGGTCGACAACGACGACAAGCGGCGCGGCCGGATCAACATGATCCACCATCTGCTCTCGCGGATCCCCTACACGCTCGTGGAGCGCGAGCCCATAGACATTCCCGATCGACCGGGCTCCGGCGGTTACGAGCGGCCGCCGCGCGACCCCGCGACGATCGTCCCGGACTACGCCGCCGAGCTGCTGCACAAGCACGGGAAGCACCGACTCCCGTCCGACGGCGATCGGGATGGGGAGGCGGCGGCGATCGCGCAGCACGAAGACGCGAAGCGCTGACGCCGGGCGCGCCTACCGGCGGATCGCGTTGATCGCGAGGTTGAGCACGCGCTCGCGCTGAGCCTCGTCGTCGAAGGCTGCGACGGCCGCCACGCCCGAGACGAGCTTGACCACATCGCCGATCGTGATGTCGGGGATGACCTCGCCCGCCTCCTGCGCGCGCACGAGCAGCGGCTCCCCCGCAGACAGCATGATCGAGCGGCATTCGACGAGCACCGACGACCGGCGGTTGAGCCCCTCCAGGAGCGCGTGCTTGGTGCCGACGTACGTGACGAAGCGGTCGAGCCACGCCCGCAGCGCCTCCCACGGCTCCAGGTCGCTCACCTCGTCGGCGGCCTGGGCGAGGGCATCGACTTCGCCGAGATACAGCGTCTCGATGAGATCGTCGCGCGTCGGGAAGTTGCGGTACAGGGTTCCGATGCCGACACCCGCACGGCGGGCGATGTCCTCCAGCGATGCCGATGAGCCGTCTTCGGCGAAAGCCTCGCGCCCCGCCGCAACCAGGGCATCGAAGTTGCGTGCAGCATCCGCGCGCTTGGGGCGACGCTCGTCCAGTGCGGACACGCGCTCTGCGACCGGCATTCCGGGAACCTTTCGACTCGTGGAGAAAAAGATCGATGACGGGACTTGCAAACCGGAGGATCCCTCCGGTAATGTCTATCCGGAGGGCACCTCCGATCGGAGACACACCCTCACTTTACCCCTCATCCACCGAATCCGCATCTCTGGGAAGGCCCTTCATGCCAACTTCCACCTCCACCCGTGCGGCGTTCCTCGCGATCGCGCTCAGCGTCGCCTCCCTCGCCCTGCTGCAGAACCTCGTCATCCCCGTCATCCCGCTCATCAGCTCGGACTTCGGCGTGACGGCGGATGCGGCATCCTGGACGATCACGTCGTGGCTCATCGCCGCCGCGGTCGCCACCCCACTCCTCGGCCGCATCGGCGACCTGCGCGGACGTCGCAACACATTCCTCGTCGTCCTCGCGGTGGTCGCCATCGGCGACATCGTCGCCTCGTACGCACCGACGCTCGGCGTGCTGATCTTCGCCCGCGTGCTGCAGGGCGTCGGCGGCGCGCTGTTCCCGCTCGCCTTCGGCCTGCTGCGCGACGTCATGCCGCGCGAGCGCCTCACCGGCGCGATCGGCGCCACCAGCGCCATCATCGGCATCGGCGGGGCCGCCGGCAGCGTGCTCGCGGGCCCTCTCGCCGGGCTCCTCGGCTGGCGCGGGATCTTCTCCGTACCGTTCGTGACAGCGGTGGCCGGCATCCTGCTCACCCTCGTCCTCGTGCCGGCCACCGGCACCCGCGCACAGGGCCGCGTCAACGTGCTCTCCGCGATCCTCCTGTCCGGCTGGCTGGTCGCCCTCCTCGTGCCGCTCAGCTCGGGCGCGCGCTGGGGATGGAGCGCTCCGCTCACGATCGGCCTGTTCGCCGCCGCGGCTGTGCTCTTCACCGCGTGGATCATCGCGGAACTGCGCTCCCGCAAGCCGCTCGTCGACCTGCGACTCGTCGCGAGCCGCTCCATCTGGCCGGTGAACGCCGCCGGACTGCTCATCGGCGCCGCGGCGTTCGGCTTCTGGGGCTACCTGCCGCAGTTCCTCGAGACGCCCGTCGCGTCGGGCTGGGGTCTCGGACTCGGCGTCCAGGGCGCCGGGCTCGCGCTGCTGCCGCTCCTGGTGGGCATGTCGAGCGTCGGATTCGCCACAGGCGTCATCGCCCGGGTCATCCCGCTCCGGGTCATGATGGCGCTCGGGGCGCTGTTCATGGCCGGGGGCATCGTGTTCGCGATCACCGCGCACACATCGCTGTTCACCCTCGCCATCGCCGGCGGCCTGTTCGGTCTCGGCATCGGCCTGGCTTACGCGTCCTCCGCCAGCATCATCGTGGAGAGCGTGCCGGCCGACCGCACAGGCATCGCGACCGGCGTCAACGCCAACCTCCGCACGATCGGCTCGGCCATCGGGTCGGCCTTCACCACGGCGGTCGTGTTCGGCTCGGTCAAGGCCGGCGGCGCTCCCGCCCTCGACGGCTACACCGTCGCCTGGCTGACGCTCGCCGCCGCCGCGGTCATCGCGGGGATCATCGTGCTCGCCGTGCGCCCCGCGCGTCGGGACGCGGCCGTGACGGACGACACCGCCGAGGTCGAGCCCGCCGAGCTCTACGCCGAGGCCGCCTGACCCGGCCCACACACGAGCGCGCGCCCGGGGACTCGCCGGGCGCGCGCTCGTGTGCGAAGGCTCAGGCGCGCACGCGCACCGAGAGA
This genomic window contains:
- a CDS encoding choice-of-anchor D domain-containing protein, which translates into the protein MVAGVVAVAAAVALAITGPGSMALAAPMPDAVASAKHPHPNPVKPHIMYTKTKHQSKPSGPAFDSTTDMTYHGGSVMRSVTNYAIFWNPATQPAGYPAGGMFDANFRATVDNYFHDVGGTPYYDILTQYGDNTGQPVPNEAFFGGDWVDTTTFPHAGTNADPLTDGDIRDSIDRAIAANPTWQAPSNSTMYFVYTGKNVIECSDSTDCFAANDYLGNSGSNGKYCAYHWNNGNKIYAYIPYASTGSCYGDDTLWPNSPAANFTVAGVDVALDVTSHEQFEANTDPFGDGWYDDVDGHAGENGDKCNFNYGPYEPDGTNVVLHGHAYQLQLEWSNSAPHGCVKRYGARPATSITGDLSFGTVARGGSATHEIAVQNTGSGVLDILGAYLSSTSNAAFSVTPKAPFHSSLNPGDVDLFDVTVAPSGSTTTSGPITGTFVVDTNDTVPNLTGQPTTAQLTATNSVAATATVGLPVASVSGSLDFGVACPGAFSDRQITVTNTGLAPLTISSVTIGAGSSPGLSVLNVPTLPTTLAIGAQIAFTVRYAPPGPLGGPVTGTVRIVTDDPANPLISVPITGSVGQSVLNVSTTALDFGGVATDDRTSPSSVTTQLTVTNSGTCALSVSALTIGGVDGADFTIVGGPALPVNIGTGASMNLAVRFDPSAAGGRSGTLTIASNDPAHASVVVSLTGAGLIPGILASPAAVTFGPTVIQSQAPGYPGATSPVVITDNGQSELIVDAADAAPTPPFSAPGATNPLSRFARGTHFSEPVTFAPMAVGKFTGALTIDDNDPEGGAHASVPLCGEGVLRGIRVLVVNQAGVPYPSVAKLKLQSHGTSTNVNTNVGPLSLRTAPNACTPTQMQFEAQGLPTAGTPNQRGSYYTLTASVGGKSTTTTFTLGASEFKVMTITVK
- a CDS encoding MFS transporter, with translation MPTSTSTRAAFLAIALSVASLALLQNLVIPVIPLISSDFGVTADAASWTITSWLIAAAVATPLLGRIGDLRGRRNTFLVVLAVVAIGDIVASYAPTLGVLIFARVLQGVGGALFPLAFGLLRDVMPRERLTGAIGATSAIIGIGGAAGSVLAGPLAGLLGWRGIFSVPFVTAVAGILLTLVLVPATGTRAQGRVNVLSAILLSGWLVALLVPLSSGARWGWSAPLTIGLFAAAAVLFTAWIIAELRSRKPLVDLRLVASRSIWPVNAAGLLIGAAAFGFWGYLPQFLETPVASGWGLGLGVQGAGLALLPLLVGMSSVGFATGVIARVIPLRVMMALGALFMAGGIVFAITAHTSLFTLAIAGGLFGLGIGLAYASSASIIVESVPADRTGIATGVNANLRTIGSAIGSAFTTAVVFGSVKAGGAPALDGYTVAWLTLAAAAVIAGIIVLAVRPARRDAAVTDDTAEVEPAELYAEAA
- the ppk2 gene encoding polyphosphate kinase 2; protein product: MSARMPKRLYEDELKVLQARLVDMQAWVQATGARIIVIFEGRDAAGKGSTINRVAQYLNPRVTRTVALPTPTEREKTQWYFQRYIPHLPAAGEIVLMDRSWYNRAGVEHVMGYCTNAEYHRFLHQAPIFERMLVEDGILLLKYWFSVSDVEQEVRFRSRNDDPMRRWKLSPNDVVSITKWEDYSRAKDTMFVHTDIPEAPWFEVDNDDKRRGRINMIHHLLSRIPYTLVEREPIDIPDRPGSGGYERPPRDPATIVPDYAAELLHKHGKHRLPSDGDRDGEAAAIAQHEDAKR
- a CDS encoding TetR/AcrR family transcriptional regulator, with translation MPVAERVSALDERRPKRADAARNFDALVAAGREAFAEDGSSASLEDIARRAGVGIGTLYRNFPTRDDLIETLYLGEVDALAQAADEVSDLEPWEALRAWLDRFVTYVGTKHALLEGLNRRSSVLVECRSIMLSAGEPLLVRAQEAGEVIPDITIGDVVKLVSGVAAVAAFDDEAQRERVLNLAINAIRR